The following are encoded together in the Lathyrus oleraceus cultivar Zhongwan6 chromosome 3, CAAS_Psat_ZW6_1.0, whole genome shotgun sequence genome:
- the LOC127125489 gene encoding probable E3 ubiquitin-protein ligase BAH1-like — protein MKFGCTFTEYLQEEREWLMDENCAHIKYDRLKNVLKSCQNFKDSSSDDQHQSCDCQSCPVCDQKFFSELMKEASDIAGYFGSRVQHLLNLHIAKGLQRYVLRLRQCFKDDKEVLSQEGRILIEYISMNAIAMRKILKKYDKVHSSMNGENFKSKMHAEHIELLHSPWLIELGAFYLNTSGLDGCELDGIRGHFSCDFNVTDALMTLTLPDSIKLEYDLTCAICLDFVFNPYALGCGHIFCKSCACSAASVMIFQGLKAATPESKCPICREGGVYSKSVRMLELNLLMKRRCNDYWKERLARERVVALKQSKEYWNLQSMYAVGLP, from the exons ATGAAATTCGGTTGCACATTCACGGAGTATCTGCAAGAGGAGCGAGAGTGGTTGATGGATGAGAATTGTGCGCATATTAAGTATGACAGGTTGAAAAATGTTTTGAAGAGTTGTCAGAATTTCAAAGATAGCTCTTCTGATGATCAACATCAGTCGTGTGACTGTCAATCTTGCCCAG TATGCGATCAGAAGTTCTTCTCAGAGTTGATGAAGGAAGCATCAGATATAGCAGGATACTTTGGTTCGAGAGTTCAACATCTCCTAAATCTTCATATTGCAAAAGGACTTCAAAGATATGTATTGCGTTTGCGCCAGTGTTTTAAAGATGATAAAGAAGTCCTGTCCCAAGAAGGGAGAATTCTAATCGAGTATATTTCCATGAATGCAATTGCAATGAGGAAAATACTTAAGAAATATGATAAA GTGCACAGCTCTATGAATGGGGAGAATTTCAAATCTAAGATGCATGCTGAGCATATTGAACTTTTACACTCACCTTGGCTGATTGAATTGGGTgctttttatctgaatacaagTGGACTAGATGGTTGCGAGCTTGATGGAATCCGTGGTCACTTTTCATGTGATTTTAATGTTACTGATGCTCTAATGACATTGACTCTTCCAGATTCTATTAAGCTTGAGTATGATCTAACTTGTGCAATTTGCCTG GATTTTGTTTTCAATCCATATGCTTTGGGTTGTGGCCACATCTTCTGCAAGTCGTGTGCTTGTTCTGCTGCATCTGTGATGATTTTCCAAGGCCTTAAAGCTGCAACTCCAGAGTCAAAGTGTCCTATATGCAGAGAG GGAGGAGTTTATTCCAAGTCAGTCCGAATGTTAGAACTCAATCTTCTTATGAAAAGAAG GTGCAACGATTATTGGAAAGAGAGACTAGCTAGGGAAAGAGTTGTCGCTTTGAAGCAATCAAAGGAATACTGGAATTTGCAGTCTATGTATGCAGTTGGATTGCCGTAG